From Pedobacter aquae:
AGGAGTTTTTCTGTTAGTGTAGTTTTACCGGCATCGGGGTGACTGATGATTCCGAAGGTTCTTCTTTTATTGATTTCTTTTTCTAACATTTTTTGAGGTGCTTTTAACAGGGCGCAAAAATAAGGAATTTATTGGATGCTGAGGTAGATTGTCTTAAAACATAATTTTGGATTAAGTTAAGATCCAATGCCTGCCTACCTTAGGTAAGCATTTCAATAAATTAATATGAAATGATGTGTTTAGATGGTTTTTAGCATCTCTATAGCCGGCAAGGATCGTTCCTTTTGTGAGACCAAAAGAAATCAAAGGAAGCCTCAGCGAATTTATGAATATCTTAAAATCAATAAAAACTAATGAATAAACTTTTAAAGTGTTACTCATTTGCTTCGGCAAGTTTGTTTTTGATGAATAAAAAAAAGCAAAATTTATGTTTCACTTTAGAGCAACTTTAGTAGCTTTGTAAGGTGAGCAAAAATCAGAAGCACAGAAGTATAACGTTTTATAAGAACTACTTTCAAGACTTCTTTATTAAACAGAACAAAAAAGTAAAAGCAAAAATTGTTTGGACTTTTGAATTGCTTGAAGACTTACAAAGAGTTCCAGAAACTTATCTTAAACATATTGAAAATACTGATGGACTTTATGAAATACGGGTTCAAATAGGTAGCGATATTTTTAGAATTTTTTGCTTTTTTGATGAAGGGAAACTGGTTGTTTTAGCTAACGGTTTCCAAAAGAAAACACAAAAGACTCCAAAGAAAGAAATAGAAATAGCACTTAAAATTAAAGCAGAATATGAAAGCGAAAAATAAAAGCTTAACAACTCTTGAAGAGTTCAAAGAAACAAACTACGGAAAACGTGGAACAAAAGAGCGTGATGAACTTGAAGCAGGTTATGAAGTATTTAAAATTGGTGCTTTGATTCACGATACAAGAATTGAATTAGGAATGACACAAAAGCAACTTGCCGAAAAAGTGGGGACAACCAAATCTTATATTTCAAAAATTGAGAACAACATCAAAGAAGCTCGTATTTCTACACTTCAAAAAATTATTGAACTTGGTTTTGGTGGCCGACTTGAACTGAATGTAAAAATTTAGTAGAAAGGATTAGCTTCTAAATCAATCTTAACCAATACGATGAATATCCTACTAAGCCTTATCCGTCATCACCGGATAATCCGGATCTTCCAGAATATTTACATCAATAATCCCTTGGGCATTGGCTAATAAACGTCTACAATCTTCACTCAAATGTTTCAAGTGCAAGGTTTTACCCGCTTGTTGATACCTTTCTGTTAGTTTATGAAGGGCATCTATCCCAGACATATCTGCAACTCTGCTTTCTTTAAAATCAATGATGACTTCTTGAGGGTCGTTTTGGATATCGAACTTTTCTGTAAATTGGCTTACCGAAGCAAAGAACAAAGGCCCATATATTTCATAATGTTTGATACCTTGTTCATCTATATATTTCTTAGCTCTGATTCTCTTTGCACTTTCCCAGGCAAATACCAAAGCAGATATCACCACCCCTATAAGTACTGCTAAAGCTAGATTATGCAACCAAATGGTGATGAGTGCAACCAAAATACCTGTAAAAATATCTTGTTTAGGCATTTTATTGATGATGCGAAAACTTATCCATTCAAAAGTGCCTATGGCTACCATAAACATGACGCCCACTAAAGCAGCAATAGGAACTTTTTCTATCACAGGAGCACCTACCAAAACAATCAATAAAATGGTAAAGGCAGCAATAATACTTGATAAACGGGCTCTTGCACCAGCAGAAAGGTTAATAAGGGTTTGGGCTATCATGGCGCAACCACCCATGCCATAAAAGAAACCATTCAGGAGGTTGGCACTACCTAAAGCCAAGCATTCTTTATTCCCTTTTCCTTTGGTATGGGTAATTTCATCAACCAGATTGAGGGTTAACAAACTTTCTGTTAAGCCAACGCCAGCCATAATTAAGGCATAAGGGAAAATTAGCTCTAATGTTTCCAGGTTAAAAGGTATCTGAGGTATATGAAAAGGAGGGAAGCCGCCACTTACTGAAGCAATATCCTGTACCGTTTTGGTATCTATACCCAAGGTTAAAACCAAGATAAAGACAACAATAATAGCTACCAAGGAAGCGGGAATAGCTTTCGTAATTTTAGGAAAACCTATAACTATTACAATGGTGAGCGCTATTAAACCTAACATGGTATACAGGGCTTGTCCGCTTAACCATACTTCTTGCCCGTTGACTAAGGTTTTGAGTTGTTGAAATTGAGAGGTAAAAATAATCACCGCCAAACCATTCACAAAACCATACATAACAGGTTGTGGTACTAACCTAATAAATTTACCTAATTTAAATAAGCCCACTAGAATTTGGATTAATCCGGCCAGAGCTACTGCGGCAAGGACATAATCTAAGCCATGATCCTGCATTAATGCAATAAGCACAACAGCTGTAGCACCCGCCCCGCCAGAAACCATACCGGGTCTGCCGCCAAAAACAGCAGTTACCAAACCCATCATAAAAGCAGCATATAAACCTACCAAAGGAGGGAAACCTGCTAATATGGCAAAGGATAAAGATTCTGGAACCATGGTCATGGCTACTGTTAAACCTGCTAGTATTTCTATCTTATAATCTATTTTTTGTTTAAAATCAAAGAGTTGCAATGGGGCTTTCAAGTGGTGGGGTATTAGTTAGTTGGTAGTCAATTGTCTATGGTTCATTGTCCATAGTTTATTGTTAATTTAAATAGCTATTATAGTGGATTTTATCAGGCTTTCCGCTTTTTTAAGCCTTCATCCAATAATACAAGGCTATAAAAATAAGACTTACCAAAATGGAAAGTATCCAGAATAAGCGTTTCTCATTGCCGCTATTTTCGCTTCTAAAGTGATATTTTCTTTTGTTTCCTAGCATAATATTTATTTTTTATTCGTGATGATAAGGCTCTCCTTTAAGGATGGTGAAAGCCCTATAAACTTGTTCAACAAAGAAAAGCCTTACCATTTGATGCGAAAAAGTCATCTTAGAGAGTGATAATTTATCTTGCGCTCTTTGATGTAAACTGGCATCAAAACCATAAGGGCCGCCTACAATAAAAACCAATTGTTGTACACTGCCAATCATTTTCTTATTCATAAAATCGGCAAAATGCATAGAGCTTAATTCTTTTCCTCTTTCGTCTAATAACACCACATGGTCTGTATGGTTCAATTGCTTAAAAATAATTTCGGCCTCTTTGTTCTTTTGTTGGTCTTCACTTAAACTCTTTGTTTTTTTTAATTCGGGGATTTCAATGATTTCAAATTTGATATAATGCTTTAATCTCTTGAGGTATTTTTCTATCCCTTCTAAGATGTATTTATCTTCGGTTTTACCAACGGTTAAGAGTGTAATTTTCATCGTTTAATCATTCATTTAAGACAATGATTGCCTTTCTGTATTTGAAGGGTTTAATATGGTAAAATGTTTTAATATCTTGCTTCAAATTTTTTATCATGTCTTCAACTGATATTCTACAAGATTATCAATCGCAAATTTCGGACTTTAAAGCGCAAAATAAAGCACTTAAAAAGTTAATCAATAAGTATTCCTTTGCTCGTTTAGGCTTGTTTCTATTGGCTATATTGCTTATTAAACTCTTTTTTAATGTTGGCCTCACTGCTGTAGCTTTTATTGCTGTATTTCTTTTATTAGGCTTCTTGATATTGGTTAAAATACAACAAAAGAAGGTGGATTTGCTCCGCTTTCAAGAAACTAAATTAAGACTTTTAGAAAATGAGCTAGCGGTATTGGCAGGGGGTATAAATTGCTATGATGATGGTACTGATTTTATAGATGCTCAACATCCTTATACCGATGATTTAGATATTTTTGGTCCTCAATCTTTATATCATTACCTCAATAGGTGTGCTTCTCATGAGGCTACCAAAACCTTGGCCGCCTGGCTAAAAGCGCCAGCAACATTAGCAGCTATTAAAGAGCGCCATGCGGCTGTACAAGAGTTAAAGTCTGTGCAAAAAGAAGGACTAGCGTTTAGGACACGTTTGTTTTTATTAGAACCAAATCTTTTAACCACTTTAGGCCTTTTTATAGCAAAAGATTTAGGCGCTCTGTTGCAGTTCTTAAATCAGCAAAGACTAAAAAATGTGGTTCGGGTTTTACCTTTTATCAATCTATCAGCTTTAGCTGTCGCGATATTTTTAGGGGGTGCTTGGTGGAGTGTTTTAGGTTTGCTTTTATTAGGAAACGGACTTTTCTACTCTTTCTTTAAAAATAAGATAGATGTAGTACATCTTCAGGTAGAGAAAGCCGCAAATGCTTTAGATGCCTATGCCCAAAATGTGAAATGGATAGAAGATAAGTATTGGGAAAACAACTTGATCAATAATTTACTTCAAGATATAAAGCCAGAAATACCGCTAAGCGAAAAAATAAATAGTCTTAGAAAATTGGTAGTAAGGTTAAACTATCGTTTAAATATGCTGGTGGGTTCTTTCCTTAATCTTTTTTTTCAATGGGATTTACGTACGCTTTTGATGCTTAAAGATTGGCATCAGCAACACCAACATAGTATTGTAGCAGGCTTTGAGCTGATGGCACAAGTAGAAGCTTTATTAAGCTTATCAAATTTAGATTATAACCATCCAGAATGGGTTTATCCGCAATTAGAACAGGATTTTACTTTTAATGCCAGAGCTTTGGGGCATCCGCTCATTCCTGCAAAAGAGCGAGTAAATAACCACTTTTCTTTAGCTACACAAGCTACCACAGATGTGATTACAGGCTCTAATATGGCAGGGAAATCAACATTTTTAAGAACAGTAGGGGTAAATATGGTTTTAGCTTTTGCAGGTTCAAAAGTTTGTGCTTCAAGTTTCAAAACTTCCATTTTTAAATTGGTAAGCTATATGCGGATAAAAGATTCCTTGCAAAATCAAACTTCAACTTTTAAGGCCGAAATAGATAGGTTAAAAATGATTTTAGATTATACACAGCAAGAAAAACAGGCTTTTGTATTGATAGATGAAATGCTGCGTGGAACCAATAGCAAAGATAAATACCTGGGTACCAAAGTATTTATCAAGAAACTGATAGCGCAAGCTACACCAGGCTTTATTGCTACGCATGATTTACAAATTGCTGATTTAGAACAAGAATATCCACAGCAATTGCGAAACTTTCATTTCGATATACAATTACAAGGGAGTGAAATGTATTTTGATTATCAGATAAAACTTGGAAAGTGCGAAACTTTTAATGCTTCTTTACTTTTAAAAGCCATTGGTCTGAATATTGGTGATGAACATAAGTTATCTTAAAAAGCTTTATATCTTGGGGTTTATTTATTAATTTCGAAACCATTAACGCTAAAAAACAATGAATATAAGAATGACTATGATGGCATTATTAGCCATTACAATTTTTTACAGCTCTTGTAAATCTAAAAAAGTGGTAGCACCACCAGCGCCAGAACCTGTAGCTGCAGCACCTGCACCAGCTCCGGCACCAGCGCCTGTAGTAAAAGACACAGATAATGATGGTATTCCTGATGATAAAGACGAATGTCCTGAAGAGAAAGGAACAGCAGCATCTAAAGGTTGCCCTGAAGCAGTAGCGCAAGTGTTTAATTACAAAAATATTCAGTTTGAGTTTAACTCATCAGTTCTAAAAACTTCTTCTTATGTAGCTTTAGATGAGATTGCAAGAATGATGAAAACTAAGCCAGAAGCTAAATTTCAATTAAACGGGCATTCTTCTGCGGAAGGTACAGAACAAAGAAATATGATGCTTTCTGTTGACAGAGCTAATGCTGTTAAAGCTTATTTAGTAAACAACGGAATTAAATCAAGCAATTTAATTACCAAAGGTTTTGGCGAGTCTTCTCCTTTAGTATCAAATGATACAGAAGATGGAAGAGCGAAAAATAGAAGGGTAGAAGTTAAGCCGATGTAAGGATCGGTTGTCAGTTGTCAGTTGCCGGTTGCCAGTTATGAGTTGACAGTTGTCGGTTATCAGTTGCCGGTTTCGGGTTGCCAGAAAATCATTTATGCTTGCCAGTTATCAGGCTTTCTAACAAAAGAAGCGAACTTTTTTTCTGTAAAGTTCGCTTCTTTTATATTAGCGGTGTTTCTACTCATCGCTTTCCACCTCCAACCCTCTACTTTCCACCTTCCACTTTAAACTCTCCAATTTCCACGTTCAACTTAAAACTTTCCACTTAAAACCTTCCACCTCCAACTTAAAACCTTCCACTTTAATCCAAATCCACCACAGCTTTAATAACGCCATTTTCTGGATTTAGCCAAGTATGAAACTGATCTTTAACCTCGTCAAACTTTACACGATGTGTGATATAAGTGGTAGGGTCTACTTCTTTATTTTCCATAGCTTTTATCACATGCTCAAAATCCTCACGGGTAGCATTTCTACTGCTCATTAAGGTAGCTTCTCTTTTATGAAACTCTGGGTGACTAAAGCTGATATCGCCTTTTTGTAAACCTATCAAAACAAATCTTGCTCCATGTGCCATGTATTGGAAAGCGTTGTTGATGGCTTTTAAATTTCCGGTAGCGTCAATCACTACAGTTGGCATATCGCCATTGGTAATTCTTTTGAGTTCTTCAGTAACATCTGCCTGCAAAGCATTAATGGTATAATCAACTTTTAAACGCTCTTTACAGAAAGAAAGTCGGTTTTCATTAATATCTAAAGCAATTACTTTTGCTCCGGCAATACGGGCAAATTCCATAGTGCCTAAGCCAATGGGGCCTGCGCCAATAACCAAAACAAATTCGCCGGGTGTAACTTGTGCTCTTCTTACGCCATGGGCGCCAATAGCTAAGGGTTCTACCAAAGCCAAAGCATCAAAACCTAATTGATGGCCATGTAATAAAGCATAAGATGGAACCGATACATATTCTGCCATGCCACCATCAATATGAACACCAAAAACTTGTATTGCGGCACAGCAGTTAGGCTTCTGATTTCTACAAGCCACACATTTGCCACAGTTAAAATAAGGGATAAAACTTACCGATTCTCCAACTTTAAAATCAGGGGCACCGTCTACAGCTATAAGTTCGCCAGCTAATTCATGACCTAATATTCTTGGGTAGCTAAAAAAAGGTTGTGTGCCTTCAAAAGCATGAAGATCTGTACCACAAATGCCTATTCTTTTTATTTTAATGATGGCTTGTCCTTTTTCTAAAACAGGTTCTGCGGCTGTTCTGTATGCAAATTTCCCCGGCTCCTGGCATTCTAATACTTTCATGAATAATCTTTGTTATATATTATAAAATTTAGCAGCGTTTTCGCCCATCACCTTGTCTTGTTCTGTGCTGGATAAAGATTGGATATAAGTTTTAAAAATCTCTAAAACCTGTTTATAATCTGCGGCAACTCTGCAAACCGGCCAATCGCTACCATACATCAACCTATCTGTACCAAAAGCATTAAAAACAACATCCAGATAAGGTTCAAAATCCGCTTGTTTCCAATTTTTCCAATCGGCTTCTGTAACCATACCCGAAACTTTACAGGATACATTTTCATGCTGAGCAAGTTTTTTAATGGCTTTTTCCCAATCTGTAATTTTTTGATGTTTAATATCCGGTTTAGCGATATGGTCTAGTACGAAAGCTTGGTTAGGGAAAGTTTCAACCAAAGTGCTGGAGAAATCAATTTGGTCTTCAAAAATGAGGATATCATAAGTAAAGCCAAATTGCTGAAGTTTAGAAATACCATTCATAAACTCCTTTTTCAACATCAGCGCTCTATCTTGCTCGCCTTGTAAAACATGGCGGAAGCCCTTCATGATAGGAAACTGCTGGTAATAAGCCAAGCGTTCTTCTATATTGTCAGCTTGTAAATCAACCCAACCTACTACGCCTTTAATGAAATCATTTTTGGAAGCGTTAGCAAGCTGAAAATCATTTTCTTCTTCTGATTGATGAGATTGTACCGTAATACAAGCATCTAAACCATTTTCTTTTAAGATGGGATGTAAATCTTCAGGTAAATGGTTTTGCCTGATGACCGACATGTCATCCGAAATCCAATCGTATTTTATAGGGTCGTACACCCAGAA
This genomic window contains:
- a CDS encoding MutS-related protein, which translates into the protein MSSTDILQDYQSQISDFKAQNKALKKLINKYSFARLGLFLLAILLIKLFFNVGLTAVAFIAVFLLLGFLILVKIQQKKVDLLRFQETKLRLLENELAVLAGGINCYDDGTDFIDAQHPYTDDLDIFGPQSLYHYLNRCASHEATKTLAAWLKAPATLAAIKERHAAVQELKSVQKEGLAFRTRLFLLEPNLLTTLGLFIAKDLGALLQFLNQQRLKNVVRVLPFINLSALAVAIFLGGAWWSVLGLLLLGNGLFYSFFKNKIDVVHLQVEKAANALDAYAQNVKWIEDKYWENNLINNLLQDIKPEIPLSEKINSLRKLVVRLNYRLNMLVGSFLNLFFQWDLRTLLMLKDWHQQHQHSIVAGFELMAQVEALLSLSNLDYNHPEWVYPQLEQDFTFNARALGHPLIPAKERVNNHFSLATQATTDVITGSNMAGKSTFLRTVGVNMVLAFAGSKVCASSFKTSIFKLVSYMRIKDSLQNQTSTFKAEIDRLKMILDYTQQEKQAFVLIDEMLRGTNSKDKYLGTKVFIKKLIAQATPGFIATHDLQIADLEQEYPQQLRNFHFDIQLQGSEMYFDYQIKLGKCETFNASLLLKAIGLNIGDEHKLS
- a CDS encoding SulP family inorganic anion transporter; translation: MKAPLQLFDFKQKIDYKIEILAGLTVAMTMVPESLSFAILAGFPPLVGLYAAFMMGLVTAVFGGRPGMVSGGAGATAVVLIALMQDHGLDYVLAAVALAGLIQILVGLFKLGKFIRLVPQPVMYGFVNGLAVIIFTSQFQQLKTLVNGQEVWLSGQALYTMLGLIALTIVIVIGFPKITKAIPASLVAIIVVFILVLTLGIDTKTVQDIASVSGGFPPFHIPQIPFNLETLELIFPYALIMAGVGLTESLLTLNLVDEITHTKGKGNKECLALGSANLLNGFFYGMGGCAMIAQTLINLSAGARARLSSIIAAFTILLIVLVGAPVIEKVPIAALVGVMFMVAIGTFEWISFRIINKMPKQDIFTGILVALITIWLHNLALAVLIGVVISALVFAWESAKRIRAKKYIDEQGIKHYEIYGPLFFASVSQFTEKFDIQNDPQEVIIDFKESRVADMSGIDALHKLTERYQQAGKTLHLKHLSEDCRRLLANAQGIIDVNILEDPDYPVMTDKA
- a CDS encoding helix-turn-helix domain-containing protein, with the translated sequence MKAKNKSLTTLEEFKETNYGKRGTKERDELEAGYEVFKIGALIHDTRIELGMTQKQLAEKVGTTKSYISKIENNIKEARISTLQKIIELGFGGRLELNVKI
- a CDS encoding OmpA family protein, producing MMALLAITIFYSSCKSKKVVAPPAPEPVAAAPAPAPAPAPVVKDTDNDGIPDDKDECPEEKGTAASKGCPEAVAQVFNYKNIQFEFNSSVLKTSSYVALDEIARMMKTKPEAKFQLNGHSSAEGTEQRNMMLSVDRANAVKAYLVNNGIKSSNLITKGFGESSPLVSNDTEDGRAKNRRVEVKPM
- a CDS encoding type II toxin-antitoxin system RelE/ParE family toxin; this translates as MSKNQKHRSITFYKNYFQDFFIKQNKKVKAKIVWTFELLEDLQRVPETYLKHIENTDGLYEIRVQIGSDIFRIFCFFDEGKLVVLANGFQKKTQKTPKKEIEIALKIKAEYESEK
- a CDS encoding zinc-binding alcohol dehydrogenase family protein — its product is MKVLECQEPGKFAYRTAAEPVLEKGQAIIKIKRIGICGTDLHAFEGTQPFFSYPRILGHELAGELIAVDGAPDFKVGESVSFIPYFNCGKCVACRNQKPNCCAAIQVFGVHIDGGMAEYVSVPSYALLHGHQLGFDALALVEPLAIGAHGVRRAQVTPGEFVLVIGAGPIGLGTMEFARIAGAKVIALDINENRLSFCKERLKVDYTINALQADVTEELKRITNGDMPTVVIDATGNLKAINNAFQYMAHGARFVLIGLQKGDISFSHPEFHKREATLMSSRNATREDFEHVIKAMENKEVDPTTYITHRVKFDEVKDQFHTWLNPENGVIKAVVDLD
- a CDS encoding amidohydrolase family protein, whose protein sequence is MKIDAHQHFWVYDPIKYDWISDDMSVIRQNHLPEDLHPILKENGLDACITVQSHQSEEENDFQLANASKNDFIKGVVGWVDLQADNIEERLAYYQQFPIMKGFRHVLQGEQDRALMLKKEFMNGISKLQQFGFTYDILIFEDQIDFSSTLVETFPNQAFVLDHIAKPDIKHQKITDWEKAIKKLAQHENVSCKVSGMVTEADWKNWKQADFEPYLDVVFNAFGTDRLMYGSDWPVCRVAADYKQVLEIFKTYIQSLSSTEQDKVMGENAAKFYNI
- the rlmH gene encoding 23S rRNA (pseudouridine(1915)-N(3))-methyltransferase RlmH yields the protein MKITLLTVGKTEDKYILEGIEKYLKRLKHYIKFEIIEIPELKKTKSLSEDQQKNKEAEIIFKQLNHTDHVVLLDERGKELSSMHFADFMNKKMIGSVQQLVFIVGGPYGFDASLHQRAQDKLSLSKMTFSHQMVRLFFVEQVYRAFTILKGEPYHHE